A DNA window from Xanthomonas campestris pv. campestris str. ATCC 33913 contains the following coding sequences:
- a CDS encoding L,D-transpeptidase family protein yields MRIAVLFRSFVVLAVLLSSSSPSSAAPVPALEAARALIVVTTADWDSTQARLQAFHRVDGHWQPAAPAFAVALGQHGSAWGEGLHPAQTQGPQKREGDGRSPAGIFAIGPAFGYAPQIDSALPYQPMQASHYCMDVPSSPLYNRIVDADQVGKAAVAGSTEPMRLDLRHPGDARYQEGFVIAHNPQAIPGRGSCIFAHLWRSPGHATAGCTAMAPADMQRLLAWLKPEDAPLFVLLPRAEYARLQRSWQLPALAQATP; encoded by the coding sequence ATGCGCATCGCTGTGTTGTTTCGATCCTTCGTGGTGCTGGCGGTCCTGCTGAGCAGCAGTTCGCCAAGCAGCGCCGCCCCGGTGCCGGCACTGGAGGCGGCACGCGCCCTGATCGTGGTGACCACTGCGGACTGGGACAGCACCCAGGCACGCCTGCAGGCCTTCCACCGCGTGGATGGCCACTGGCAACCGGCCGCACCGGCGTTTGCCGTTGCGCTGGGCCAGCATGGCAGCGCCTGGGGCGAGGGCCTGCACCCGGCCCAGACCCAAGGCCCGCAAAAACGGGAAGGCGACGGCCGCAGCCCGGCCGGCATCTTCGCCATTGGCCCTGCGTTCGGCTATGCGCCGCAGATCGACAGCGCCCTGCCGTACCAGCCGATGCAGGCCAGCCACTACTGCATGGATGTGCCCAGCTCGCCGCTGTACAACCGCATCGTCGATGCCGACCAGGTGGGCAAGGCCGCGGTGGCCGGCTCGACCGAACCGATGCGCCTGGATCTGCGCCACCCTGGTGATGCGCGCTACCAGGAAGGGTTTGTGATTGCGCACAACCCACAGGCGATTCCCGGCCGCGGCAGCTGCATCTTCGCGCATCTGTGGCGCAGCCCAGGCCATGCCACCGCCGGCTGCACCGCGATGGCCCCCGCCGACATGCAACGCTTGCTCGCCTGGTTGAAGCCCGAGGACGCTCCGCTGTTCGTGCTATTGCCGCGTGCCGAGTACGCGCGCCTGCAACGCAGCTGGCAGTTGCCGGCACTGGCGCAGGCCACGCCATGA